One stretch of Bombus vancouverensis nearcticus chromosome 16, iyBomVanc1_principal, whole genome shotgun sequence DNA includes these proteins:
- the LOC117154534 gene encoding dnaJ homolog subfamily C member 11 isoform X2 — MDDDNDQEHLIEDDYYTFLNIARNATQEEINYAYRTQSKLYHPDKHVDPVLKKEAEVLFNRTKAAYKVLSNPHQRAIYDTVGIKGLKTEGWEIVERSRTPQEIREEYEYLAREAQERKLLSLTNPTTSITMNINATDLFNRYEKDPENRDILSCIEVSGMSFTQSIEAPLSLQDIVTLYGQLSTRNGVGSGSINVSAKRLLSSKGWVELEVGAGNGPMISFKGFRMLPHKVLFNGATILEFTPFEIKASLIGRLTMQLDTHIMGDLTYNAGPESSMSTSIVRDTARTYTSFSIHLGVLRSFVSFNYIYKMHEKEMKLRGSVRAGTFGLLVEYGAEKKVSRHTKLSAIVSAGVPTGVMLKLKLNRSFQTYAFPIHLSDEVLPATMFYATVIPLMTWVVLKKIVIDPMVKKRQEREKEKEREVNKTRMMEKQKEAESATRLMKATVSRIRTTEESKKGLIITKALYGRFVYPQRDQYNSEQQTIRRDEVIDVTIPLQCLVKNSKLILHGASKSELPGFYDPCVGEDKQLLIQYLFRNQTHECIVKDNAPVRIPLPSHKVNTT; from the exons ATGGACGATGACAATGATCAGGAACATCTAATCGAGGACGATTACTACACGTTCCTAAACATTGCGAGAAAC GCTACACAGGAGGAAATCAATTATGCGTACCGTACACAGAGCAAACTATATCATCCTGACAAGCATGTGGACCCTGTGCTCAAGAAAGAAGCAGAAGTATTGTTTAATCGTACTAAAGCAGCTTACAAAG tttTAAGTAATCCCCATCAAAGAGCTATTTATGACACTGTGGGGATTAAAGGGCTGAAAACTGAAGGCTGGGAAATAGTAGAACGTTCTAGAACACCTCAAGAAATCAGGGAAGAATATGAATATCTAGCGAGAGAAGCACAAGAGAGAAAATTACTAAGCCTCACGAATCCCACTACTAGTATCACAATGAATATCAACGCAACAGacctttttaacagatatgAGAAAGATCCTGAAAATAG GGATATACTTTCATGCATAGAAGTCAGTGGAATGTCGTTTACACAATCTATTGAAGCACCTCTTAGTTTACAAGATATTGTAACATTGTATGGTCAATTAAGCACAAGAAATGGTGTAGGATCTGGTTCTATAAACGTGTCAGCGAAGCGTTTGCTTTCGTCTAAAGGTTGGGTAGAATTAGAGGTCGGTGCTGGGAACGGACCGATGATATCGTTCAAAGGTTTTCGTATGCTACCCCATAAAgtattgttcaatggggcaacAATACTGGAGTTCACTCCATTCGAAATTAAGGCTAGTCTTATAGGCA gACTCACAATGCAATTAGATACTCATATAATGGGTGACCTTACATATAATGCGGGTCCAGAAAGTTCCATGAGTACCAGTATTGTTAGAGATACAGCGAGAACTTATACATCGTTTTCCATTCACCTTGGTGTTCTACGATCATTCGTTAgttttaattacatatataaaatgcACGAGAAAGAGATGAAGCTACGTGGCAGCGTGAG AGCTGGCACATTCGGACTGCTCGTAGAATACGGAGCGGAAAAAAAGGTTTCGCGACACACTAAACTATCCGCGATCGTGTCCGCAGGGGTGCCAACAGGAGTCATGCTAAAGCTTAAATTGAATCGTTCCTTTCAAACCTACGCCTTCCCTATTCATCTTAGTGATGAGGTTCTTCCAGCTACTATGTTCTACGCTACTGTAATCCCACTAATGACATGGGTCGTGCTGAAGAAGATTGTTATAGATCCTATGGTAAAAAAACGACAAGaacgtgaaaaagaaaaagagagggagGTAAACAAGACGAGGATGATGGAAAAACAAAAAGAAGCAGAGAGCGCTACCAGATTAATGAAAGCCACCGTGAGTAGGATAAGAACTACGGAAGAATCAAAGAAGGGATTGATTATCACGAAAGCTTTGTATGGAAGATTTGTCTACCCTCAGCGAGATCAGTACAACTCAGAGCAGCAGACTATACGTAGAGACGAAGTAATAGATGTAACCATCCCTTTACAATGTttggtaaagaattcaaagttAATCCTTCATGGTGCATCTAAG AGTGAACTGCCAGGATTTTATGATCCATGTGTAGGAGAAGATAAACAATTGTTAATACAATATCTATTTCGTAATCAAACACACGAATGCATAGTGAAAGATAATGCACCAGTCAGAATACCATTACCAT CACATAAAGTGAACACAACATGA
- the LOC117154534 gene encoding dnaJ homolog subfamily C member 11 isoform X1, translating to MDDDNDQEHLIEDDYYTFLNIARNATQEEINYAYRTQSKLYHPDKHVDPVLKKEAEVLFNRTKAAYKVLSNPHQRAIYDTVGIKGLKTEGWEIVERSRTPQEIREEYEYLAREAQERKLLSLTNPTTSITMNINATDLFNRYEKDPENSRDILSCIEVSGMSFTQSIEAPLSLQDIVTLYGQLSTRNGVGSGSINVSAKRLLSSKGWVELEVGAGNGPMISFKGFRMLPHKVLFNGATILEFTPFEIKASLIGRLTMQLDTHIMGDLTYNAGPESSMSTSIVRDTARTYTSFSIHLGVLRSFVSFNYIYKMHEKEMKLRGSVRAGTFGLLVEYGAEKKVSRHTKLSAIVSAGVPTGVMLKLKLNRSFQTYAFPIHLSDEVLPATMFYATVIPLMTWVVLKKIVIDPMVKKRQEREKEKEREVNKTRMMEKQKEAESATRLMKATVSRIRTTEESKKGLIITKALYGRFVYPQRDQYNSEQQTIRRDEVIDVTIPLQCLVKNSKLILHGASKSELPGFYDPCVGEDKQLLIQYLFRNQTHECIVKDNAPVRIPLPSHKVNTT from the exons ATGGACGATGACAATGATCAGGAACATCTAATCGAGGACGATTACTACACGTTCCTAAACATTGCGAGAAAC GCTACACAGGAGGAAATCAATTATGCGTACCGTACACAGAGCAAACTATATCATCCTGACAAGCATGTGGACCCTGTGCTCAAGAAAGAAGCAGAAGTATTGTTTAATCGTACTAAAGCAGCTTACAAAG tttTAAGTAATCCCCATCAAAGAGCTATTTATGACACTGTGGGGATTAAAGGGCTGAAAACTGAAGGCTGGGAAATAGTAGAACGTTCTAGAACACCTCAAGAAATCAGGGAAGAATATGAATATCTAGCGAGAGAAGCACAAGAGAGAAAATTACTAAGCCTCACGAATCCCACTACTAGTATCACAATGAATATCAACGCAACAGacctttttaacagatatgAGAAAGATCCTGAAAATAG caGGGATATACTTTCATGCATAGAAGTCAGTGGAATGTCGTTTACACAATCTATTGAAGCACCTCTTAGTTTACAAGATATTGTAACATTGTATGGTCAATTAAGCACAAGAAATGGTGTAGGATCTGGTTCTATAAACGTGTCAGCGAAGCGTTTGCTTTCGTCTAAAGGTTGGGTAGAATTAGAGGTCGGTGCTGGGAACGGACCGATGATATCGTTCAAAGGTTTTCGTATGCTACCCCATAAAgtattgttcaatggggcaacAATACTGGAGTTCACTCCATTCGAAATTAAGGCTAGTCTTATAGGCA gACTCACAATGCAATTAGATACTCATATAATGGGTGACCTTACATATAATGCGGGTCCAGAAAGTTCCATGAGTACCAGTATTGTTAGAGATACAGCGAGAACTTATACATCGTTTTCCATTCACCTTGGTGTTCTACGATCATTCGTTAgttttaattacatatataaaatgcACGAGAAAGAGATGAAGCTACGTGGCAGCGTGAG AGCTGGCACATTCGGACTGCTCGTAGAATACGGAGCGGAAAAAAAGGTTTCGCGACACACTAAACTATCCGCGATCGTGTCCGCAGGGGTGCCAACAGGAGTCATGCTAAAGCTTAAATTGAATCGTTCCTTTCAAACCTACGCCTTCCCTATTCATCTTAGTGATGAGGTTCTTCCAGCTACTATGTTCTACGCTACTGTAATCCCACTAATGACATGGGTCGTGCTGAAGAAGATTGTTATAGATCCTATGGTAAAAAAACGACAAGaacgtgaaaaagaaaaagagagggagGTAAACAAGACGAGGATGATGGAAAAACAAAAAGAAGCAGAGAGCGCTACCAGATTAATGAAAGCCACCGTGAGTAGGATAAGAACTACGGAAGAATCAAAGAAGGGATTGATTATCACGAAAGCTTTGTATGGAAGATTTGTCTACCCTCAGCGAGATCAGTACAACTCAGAGCAGCAGACTATACGTAGAGACGAAGTAATAGATGTAACCATCCCTTTACAATGTttggtaaagaattcaaagttAATCCTTCATGGTGCATCTAAG AGTGAACTGCCAGGATTTTATGATCCATGTGTAGGAGAAGATAAACAATTGTTAATACAATATCTATTTCGTAATCAAACACACGAATGCATAGTGAAAGATAATGCACCAGTCAGAATACCATTACCAT CACATAAAGTGAACACAACATGA
- the cdm gene encoding importin-13-like protein cdm, producing MDYASVIDQAVKQFYAEGNNDVHSWLLKVQTSPEAWTFVWDLLHSSKSREAQFYAATTLHAKISKQWDEVPKSEYPVLQERLINFMKQPDMPKVVLSKLCQALAGYVANVSIVADNDNKDKNVVEELTRMLSYDSLPMLELLLRTLSVLPVEFERRHDVRRAKLHKCIINSWYKTTWLLEEVFSMTNLNSEYVNKDMHLLAMECALSWLKVGQLPLEATGQIYPHLLTAAAYYAPARTMHGENPRGWEVVQECLNMIVTHSELVKRPQTLWEWAHSLVTMARQYSDKYFCEILTAIGEAHSRTFLNALVEEGNDTQKWTVEGLIELLLQCSEQEGRYPTNETRSSIPFGFWYALQDYLPTLDQPYESRALLILKPIYARLAQALLRKSTLPLTHNEAGDVDERELFRCYRQDVADALDYCYRVLGQDLLVLLGQRLSQTLNSSQKWTEVESTLHAFEAVADSVGIEESHYIPALMDLVLSHIPYDHYPGEVLACACSTMGAYAEWIGEHPDPWLERVLRIVTLGLTRGSVTAPFATMALKDLARECEQQLTPFAPSILNTIEQTLPNVTPGCAEGLRMMYAAGKLLNTLPSVDEQLAHLDATLGLCIIKIRELLQQPWFMARGAVMNQLKMATMFFSTLEGSIGKAVLDGLLPIFSQIVAHPEWGQDNFTLEEMYICAQKSLMSLLHPEEDARPLLPILANSYKNWPHPAALNLLRQLVLLFGRDPNNVIGPVFADISSITLSGVRACRSVNGNLSDWAELMEAYLGLLAQICKKNTRLLLQIPEQIPEMLQCGIDCLTLPESGTVKAAGHFLTHAIMQSPHLQTFVQPIGQQLVYVILQCVGGQVPRRYLEPHAEVLLTLNKTCIEWTAQWLRVAFEKHGALFKISQTQKENFIKNILRERTNKRMCDLLQDFSLQNLPSATNWSVMTRKQ from the exons ATGGATTATGCAAGTGTAATCGACCAAGCTGTGAAGCAGTTCTACGCGGAGGGAAATAACGACGTTCACTCATGGTTGCTTAAAGTTCAGACTTCTCCAGAAGCCTGGACTTTTGTTTGGGATCTTCTTCATTCCTCTAAG TCAAGAGAAGCACAGTTTTATGCGGCTACCACGTTACATGCTAAAATTTCCAAGCAATGGGATGAAGTGCCCAAGAGTGAATATCCTGTTCTACAGGAGCGTTTAATAAACTTTATGAAGCAGCCAGACATGCCAAAGGTTGTTCTGTCTAAACTTTGTCAAGCG TTAGCTGGATACGTAGCAAATGTTAGTATAGTTGCagataatgataataaagataaaaatgttGTAGAGGAATTGACACGGATGTTGTCTTATGATTCTCTTCCTATGTTGGAACTGTTGTTACGCACGCTTTCTGTGTTACCTGTAGAG TTTGAAAGAAGACATGACGTAAGAAGAGCCAAATTACacaaatgtataataaatagcTGGTATAAGACAACCTGGCTGTTAGAAGAAGTTTTTTCCATGACTAATCTAAATTCTGAATACGTTAATAAAGATATGCACTTACTTGCTATGGAATGTGCATTATCCTGGCTTAAAGTTGGCCAACTTCCTCTCGAGGCAACAGGGCAAATATACCCCCATTTATTAACAGCTGCAGCATATTATGCACCAGCCag gaCAATGCATGGCGAAAATCCCAGAGGTTGGGAAGTAGTTCAAGAATGCTTAAATATGATAGTAACCCATAGTGAACTTGTAAAGAGACCACAAACATTGTGGGAATGGGCACATAGTTTGGTAACCATGGCAAGACAATACAgtgataaatatttttgtgaaattttaaCTGCAATTGGAGAGGCTCACAGTAGAACATTTTTAAATGCTTTAGTGGAAGAAGGAAATGATACGCAGAAATGGACAGTCGAAGGTTTAATTGAATTACTTTTACAATGTTCAGAACAAGAGGGAAGATATCCCACGAATGAAACTCGCAGTTCTATCCCATTTGGGTTCTGGTACGCTTTGCAGGATTATCTCCCTACTCTCGATCAACCTTACGAGAGTCGTGCTTTGCTGATTCTAAAACCCATTTACGCAAGATTAGCTCAAGCATTATTAAGAAAGTCGACACTTCCCTTGACTCACAACGAAGCAGGAGATGTAGATGAAAGAGAACTTTTCAGGTGTTACAGACAAGATGTGGCAGATGCTTTAGATTATTGTTATAGAGTATTAGGACAAGATTTACTAGTGCTTCTCGGACAGAGATTAAGTCAGACGTTAAACAGTTCACAGAAGTGGACAGAAGTAGAGTCAACGTTGCACGCTTTTGAGGCTGTAGCCGATAGCGTTGGTATTGAGGAATCCCACTACATTCCCGCTTTAATGGATTTGGTTCTTAGTCATATCCCATATGATCATTATCCTGGAGAG GTACTCGCATGTGCGTGTTCAACAATGGGAGCATATGCAGAATGGATCGGAGAACATCCGGATCCTTGGCTAGAGAGAGTGCTTCGAATTGTAACTTTAGGTTTGACAAGAGGCTCAGTAACGGCACCTTTTGCTACTATGGCTTTGAAAGAtttagctagagaatgtgaacAGCAACTCACACCTTTTGCTCCATCTATTCTCAACACTATCGAACAAACTCTTCCAAACGTTACTCCGGGGTGCGCGGAAGGTTTACGAATGATGTATGCAGCTGGCAAGTTGCTAAATACCTTGCCCTCTGTTGACGAACAATTAGCTCATCTGGATGCTACACTAGgattatgtataataaaaattcgagaattACTACAACAACCTTGGTTCATGGCACGTGGTGCAGTAATGAATCAATTAAAAATGGCCACCATgttcttttctacattagaaGGATCTATTGGAAAGGCTGTATTAGATGGACTGTTACCGATATTCAGTCAAATCGTTGCTCATCCCGAGTGGGGACAGGACAATTTCACACTAGAAGAGATGTATATCTGCGCCCAAAAGTCCCTAATGTCATTGTTGCATCCTGAGGAAGATGCTCGACCTCTACTTCCCATTCTGGCAAACTCGTACAAGAATTGGCCTCATCCCGCAGCTTTAAATCTTCTTCGACAACTCGTCCTATTATTTGGACGAGATccgaataacgtaataggtcccGTTTTCGCGGACATAAGTTCTATTACGCTAAGTGGCGTCAGGGCCTGCAGATCCGTAAATGGAAATTTATCCGATTGGGCAGAATTAATGGAAGCATATCTTGGGTTGTTGGCTCAAATTTGCAAAAAGAATACCAGGCTATTGTTACAGATTCCTGAACAAATTCCTGAAATGTTGCAATGTG gAATCGACTGTTTAACGTTACCAGAATCGGGCACAGTTAAGGCGGCTGGACATTTCCTCACACATGCTATTATGCAAAGTCCGCACCTACAGACGTTCGTTCAACCAATTGGTCAACAGTTAGTTTACGTAATTTTACAGTGTGTAG GAGGACAAGTACCACGGAGATACCTAGAACCTCACGCGGAAGTTTTGTTGACATTGAATAAAACATGCATAGAATGGACAGCACAGTGGCTTCGTGTCGCCTTTGAAAAACATGGTGCCTTATTCAAAATTTCGCAAACACAAAAGgagaatttcattaaaaatatcctCCGAGAACGAACGAATAAACGGATGTGCGATTTATTGCAAGATTTTAGCCTGCAAAATTTACCTTCTGCGACTAATTGGAGTGTAATGACGCGTAAGCAATAA
- the LOC117154540 gene encoding uncharacterized protein C1orf50 homolog, giving the protein MNVFVNCLPHEKATTMDDSKDLPSKVALVERNIQPQGIPLNDPEAVGKISRQDLIALATEIEKADNFVKANACSKLQVIVDQIRHLKKQAENILTEADWNMKLHHVPCNFVKHPGQVYHLYQKESGQLYLSMISPEEWAISNSGPVQTYKGSYRLEYDHSWTSLEETDKKNKEMTILAQLWSNISTNALKSIDLNVNM; this is encoded by the exons ATGAATGTGTTTGTAAACTGTCTTCCTCATGAAAAAGCTACTACTATGGATGATTCCAAGGATCTACCTAGTAAAG TAGCTCTTGTAGAGCGTAACATTCAACCGCAAGGTATTCCATTAAATGATCCAGAAGCTGTGGGTAAAATCTCTCGACAAGATTTAATTGCATTGGCAACGGAAATAGAAAAAGCAGACAACTTTGTTAAAGCAAATGCCTGCAGCAAATTGCAAGTGATTGTAGACCAAATAAGGCACCTGAAGAAACAGGCTGAAAATATTCTCACAGAAGCTGATTGGAACATGAAATTACATCATGTTCCttgtaattttgtaaaacaTCCTGGACAAGTGTATCATTTGTACCAAAAAGAAAGTGGTCAGCTTTACTTATCCATGATTAGTCcagaa GAATGGGCTATATCAAATTCTGGACCAGTTCAGACTTACAAGGGTTCCTACAGACTAGAATATGATCATTCATGGACATCTTTAGAAGAGACTGATAAGAAGAACAAGGAAATGACTATATTGGCTCAACTTTGGTCCAATATTTCAACAAATGCATTGAAAAGTATTgatttaaatgtaaatatgtaa